One genomic window of Haliotis asinina isolate JCU_RB_2024 chromosome 4, JCU_Hal_asi_v2, whole genome shotgun sequence includes the following:
- the LOC137282622 gene encoding glycoprotein 3-alpha-L-fucosyltransferase A-like isoform X1 — protein sequence MRTELNELLKVSATMSYKYKLCFGMCLVTSLAAMAFHLTSTPLQDVCLWQTSNLTTFTRRLSPLEVSLEYPLVLHRQTVNITTEDYETRKRIVWMNVPLLYKTVKSFDHCYVRSCEISTNEAHISSADAVVVNGVNLPASKHPNTNMNQVWILYGWESPLHYHSNTIFRSDWNGRFNWTLTYRLDSDIPFPYNRILYTGGTVNISDVLRRKSRSIAWFVSNCGTSSKREVYVKELQKYIDVDIYGACRQNKSFDCPRERFFECLGLLNTTYRFYLSFENSLCKDYITEKFYNTFMTTAIPIVRGGANYTRLLPEGTFINTASFDSPKSLANYIKYLENNETAMGDILIKKHKYEYINSQGTDFDWRCQLCAKLHGNITRTHYTDMKQWLRTGKCLVQPTDLP from the exons ATGAGAACGGAGTTAAATGAACTTTTAAAAG TTTCTGCCACCATGAGCTATAAGTACAAACTATGTTTCGGGATGTGTCTGGTGACATCTCTTGCTGCGATGGCTTTCCACTTGACAAGTACTCCATTACAGGATGTATGTCTATGGCAAACTTCCAATCTGACAACATTTACAAGACGACTGTCCCCCCTCGAGGTGTCCCTTGAGTATCCCCTCGTGCTTCACAGACAGACAGTAAACATTACTACAGAAGATTATGAAACGCGGAAACGTATTGTGTGGATGAACGTCCCTCTCTTGTACAAGACTGTAAAGTCCTTTGACCACTGTTACGTTCGTTCGTGTGAAATAAGTACGAACGAGGCACACATATCATCTGCTGATGCTGTGGTTGTCAATGGAGTTAATTTGCCCGCATCCAAACACCCAAACACCAACATGAACCAGGTGTGGATTTTGTATGGATGGGAATCACCTCTTCACTATCATTCAAACACGATTTTCCGTTCTGACTGGAATGGACGTTTCAATTGGACATTGACGTACCGCCTGGATTCGGATATACCCTTTCCTTACAATAGGATCTTGTATACAGGAGGCACTGTGAATATAAGTGATGTTCTAAGACGAAAAAGCCGATCAATAGCTTGGTTTGTTAGTAACTGTGGTACATCGTCAAAGAGAGAAGTGTATGTTAAAGAACTACAAAAATATATTGACGTTGACATCTATGGTGCCTGCAGACAAAACAAGAGCTTTGACTGCCCCAGAGAAAGGTTCTTCGAGTGTCTTGGTCTGTTAAACACAACGTATCGGTTTTATCTGTCGTTTGAAAATTCTCTTTGTAAAGACTATATCACAGAAAAGTTCTACAACACGTTCATGACTACAGCTATTCCCATCGTTCGTGGAGGCGCTAACTACACACGTCTTCTGCCAGAAGGAACCTTCATCAACACGGCATCGTTTGACAGTCCCAAAAGTTTGGCGAATTATATCAAATATTTGGAGAACAATGAGACAGCTATGGGTGATATTCTGATAAAGAAGCACAAATATGAGTACATTAATTCACAAGGGACTGACTTTGACTGGAGGTGCCAGCTGTGTGCCAAGTTACACGGAAATATTACAAGGACGCATTACACAGATATGAAACAGTGGCTTAGAACCGGAAAATGTCTAGTACAGCCAACAGATCTGCCCTAA
- the LOC137282622 gene encoding glycoprotein 3-alpha-L-fucosyltransferase A-like isoform X2 — MQRVQVSATMSYKYKLCFGMCLVTSLAAMAFHLTSTPLQDVCLWQTSNLTTFTRRLSPLEVSLEYPLVLHRQTVNITTEDYETRKRIVWMNVPLLYKTVKSFDHCYVRSCEISTNEAHISSADAVVVNGVNLPASKHPNTNMNQVWILYGWESPLHYHSNTIFRSDWNGRFNWTLTYRLDSDIPFPYNRILYTGGTVNISDVLRRKSRSIAWFVSNCGTSSKREVYVKELQKYIDVDIYGACRQNKSFDCPRERFFECLGLLNTTYRFYLSFENSLCKDYITEKFYNTFMTTAIPIVRGGANYTRLLPEGTFINTASFDSPKSLANYIKYLENNETAMGDILIKKHKYEYINSQGTDFDWRCQLCAKLHGNITRTHYTDMKQWLRTGKCLVQPTDLP, encoded by the exons ATGCAACGTGTTCAAG TTTCTGCCACCATGAGCTATAAGTACAAACTATGTTTCGGGATGTGTCTGGTGACATCTCTTGCTGCGATGGCTTTCCACTTGACAAGTACTCCATTACAGGATGTATGTCTATGGCAAACTTCCAATCTGACAACATTTACAAGACGACTGTCCCCCCTCGAGGTGTCCCTTGAGTATCCCCTCGTGCTTCACAGACAGACAGTAAACATTACTACAGAAGATTATGAAACGCGGAAACGTATTGTGTGGATGAACGTCCCTCTCTTGTACAAGACTGTAAAGTCCTTTGACCACTGTTACGTTCGTTCGTGTGAAATAAGTACGAACGAGGCACACATATCATCTGCTGATGCTGTGGTTGTCAATGGAGTTAATTTGCCCGCATCCAAACACCCAAACACCAACATGAACCAGGTGTGGATTTTGTATGGATGGGAATCACCTCTTCACTATCATTCAAACACGATTTTCCGTTCTGACTGGAATGGACGTTTCAATTGGACATTGACGTACCGCCTGGATTCGGATATACCCTTTCCTTACAATAGGATCTTGTATACAGGAGGCACTGTGAATATAAGTGATGTTCTAAGACGAAAAAGCCGATCAATAGCTTGGTTTGTTAGTAACTGTGGTACATCGTCAAAGAGAGAAGTGTATGTTAAAGAACTACAAAAATATATTGACGTTGACATCTATGGTGCCTGCAGACAAAACAAGAGCTTTGACTGCCCCAGAGAAAGGTTCTTCGAGTGTCTTGGTCTGTTAAACACAACGTATCGGTTTTATCTGTCGTTTGAAAATTCTCTTTGTAAAGACTATATCACAGAAAAGTTCTACAACACGTTCATGACTACAGCTATTCCCATCGTTCGTGGAGGCGCTAACTACACACGTCTTCTGCCAGAAGGAACCTTCATCAACACGGCATCGTTTGACAGTCCCAAAAGTTTGGCGAATTATATCAAATATTTGGAGAACAATGAGACAGCTATGGGTGATATTCTGATAAAGAAGCACAAATATGAGTACATTAATTCACAAGGGACTGACTTTGACTGGAGGTGCCAGCTGTGTGCCAAGTTACACGGAAATATTACAAGGACGCATTACACAGATATGAAACAGTGGCTTAGAACCGGAAAATGTCTAGTACAGCCAACAGATCTGCCCTAA